In one window of Zestosphaera sp. DNA:
- a CDS encoding DUF499 domain-containing protein, giving the protein MSLWGHVRVREDLLDKSLDQEVAPSLHRVVAGEGHRIYVDSREFIERTYVTKFMRDLVSDLISRVSAGRGGTIALPSAFGGGKTHTLIFIYHLFKNPELLKSVVPGASDEVVRDVSLVVVDGTHKAFSPSPIEPLTVGGRTIKTLWGYIAHQLGTYDSVKELDEKLVAPEMYGVSQILRDKKVLILVDELGIYYRRLARAPRPEERELLTKYVDQVVLFMRILSEYSKNSKTVVVVSIPAESTDKGLEPEPGYEEFVEKVGKEIFRAAERAGKPVTTSEDFTNILKKRIFEEVKSSGAELAASRFSNLRVSYSEEFEDLVDEVRDSYPFHPHFIKTLRDVVERNKNLQKTRDALRIARVVVRRLWKSKSNALLITPSDIDLRDHEVRSLIITEDYRSFDNVIDKIINKTIKELPVPPEVSPEVYRDLAYRLALYVFLRTYVYKPHLEPMNVFPTKREVITATYDPLRYEAYEVSPKRVSELLDEISSGGVDYRVPHLYVKEGRYWVTTFLDINELIENEASKVEDSKALSHIMNEVRELYVKPYDVSKGGPAEARFLSSVPYILLRPEVIDFDDQKYVLVTVLEPVSGFRCREIVEGDIYKLIYYRASGNSVVPRRNKNTVTVMLSDDNDMWGRVKKEVKRLIACDNLRKTIERQYAEKTVAKILKEELSEMYNKIKKSFMLHLFNYFKYLVFPDHAEGVDVARCVPLEKSGKTLLEIAEVSLNNNGKTFEETSDFDILPYLIKGSKEWSDELRVGDVKKIFYENPAKPMVPSRFVSDLVMTGIRNLKIGLLRDEKVFFKEIEGLEKISEVLDSDVIIPWPKAVDALLKILERVEEIPSEGCVNRRYYTVIHEDGEIPLYELKTRRPHDYAYIFKDSKVVLRSERVCDTFELELMRKEVLVDLSGEFPNQVDVNVLVKRIGRFSSEVRLRVSEGTVEPASGVPDFEALWVLRTPSAPGEYTYFIEGLSEGVQPRRNVLKVRVVEKAMCSDKTPAVDTVCDSIVFSGSIPVDVLIEALRSLKKAVRGVKRVRKSSIKVLPYGESDKRSKLEVVAEDIKLEDLEAVSRSLKQVFGVVAGIMCESLVVYFEGGGVVEDVEELENLNKRISGCKASLAYCCRG; this is encoded by the coding sequence TTGAGTTTGTGGGGACATGTTAGGGTGAGGGAAGACCTCCTCGATAAGAGTTTAGATCAAGAAGTAGCGCCCTCTCTCCACAGAGTTGTTGCTGGTGAGGGTCACCGAATATACGTTGATTCACGTGAGTTTATAGAGAGGACTTACGTAACGAAGTTCATGAGGGATTTAGTGAGTGACTTGATTAGTAGAGTGAGTGCTGGCAGGGGAGGAACTATAGCTTTGCCCTCAGCTTTCGGCGGTGGCAAGACACATACTCTGATATTCATATATCATTTATTCAAGAATCCTGAACTACTTAAGAGTGTAGTGCCTGGAGCTAGTGATGAGGTAGTTAGGGACGTGAGTTTGGTTGTGGTGGACGGCACGCATAAGGCTTTCTCCCCCTCACCTATAGAGCCTCTGACGGTTGGTGGCCGAACAATCAAGACTTTGTGGGGGTATATAGCGCATCAGCTAGGGACTTACGACTCTGTTAAGGAGCTTGATGAGAAGCTTGTGGCGCCGGAGATGTACGGGGTTTCACAGATCTTGAGAGATAAGAAGGTCTTGATACTTGTTGACGAGCTCGGCATATACTACAGGAGGTTAGCTAGAGCTCCCAGACCTGAAGAAAGGGAGCTACTAACTAAGTATGTTGATCAGGTAGTCTTGTTTATGAGGATACTCTCAGAGTATTCTAAGAACTCTAAGACCGTGGTAGTGGTCAGCATACCTGCAGAATCAACTGATAAGGGGCTTGAGCCAGAGCCCGGCTACGAAGAGTTTGTTGAGAAGGTTGGTAAAGAGATATTCAGGGCTGCTGAGAGGGCTGGCAAGCCAGTCACTACGTCAGAAGACTTCACGAACATACTGAAGAAGAGAATTTTTGAGGAAGTAAAGAGTAGTGGTGCTGAGTTAGCTGCTTCAAGGTTTTCTAACCTCAGAGTAAGCTATAGTGAGGAGTTTGAAGACTTAGTTGATGAGGTTAGGGATTCCTACCCGTTCCACCCACACTTCATCAAAACATTAAGGGATGTTGTTGAGAGGAATAAGAATCTTCAGAAGACTAGAGACGCTCTCAGGATAGCTAGGGTAGTGGTTAGGAGGCTCTGGAAATCTAAGAGTAATGCGTTACTGATAACCCCCTCAGACATAGACTTGAGAGACCACGAGGTAAGGTCTTTAATAATCACGGAAGACTACAGGAGTTTCGATAACGTCATCGACAAGATTATTAACAAGACGATTAAGGAGTTGCCAGTACCTCCTGAAGTTAGTCCAGAGGTTTATAGGGATTTAGCTTATAGGCTAGCGCTCTACGTGTTTTTGAGGACTTACGTCTACAAGCCACACTTAGAGCCGATGAATGTTTTCCCGACTAAGCGGGAAGTCATAACAGCGACGTACGACCCGCTCAGATATGAAGCGTACGAGGTGTCTCCTAAGAGAGTTAGTGAGTTGCTTGACGAGATTAGTAGTGGTGGAGTAGATTATAGGGTGCCTCACCTCTACGTTAAAGAAGGCAGGTACTGGGTGACTACTTTCCTAGACATTAACGAGCTGATCGAGAACGAAGCTAGTAAAGTTGAGGATTCTAAGGCTTTGAGTCATATCATGAACGAGGTTAGAGAGCTGTACGTTAAGCCATACGACGTGAGTAAGGGCGGCCCGGCAGAAGCCAGGTTCTTGAGTAGTGTTCCATACATTCTCTTAAGACCTGAAGTCATAGATTTTGATGACCAGAAGTACGTGTTAGTGACTGTGTTAGAGCCTGTGAGTGGCTTCAGATGTAGGGAGATCGTTGAAGGAGATATCTACAAGTTAATTTATTATAGAGCTTCAGGCAATTCCGTAGTGCCTAGAAGGAACAAGAACACAGTGACAGTCATGCTCTCAGACGACAACGACATGTGGGGTAGGGTTAAGAAAGAAGTTAAGAGGTTGATAGCCTGCGACAACTTAAGGAAGACTATAGAGAGACAATATGCTGAGAAGACCGTCGCTAAGATTCTTAAAGAAGAGCTTAGCGAGATGTATAACAAGATTAAAAAGAGTTTCATGCTACACTTATTCAACTACTTCAAGTATTTAGTGTTTCCAGACCATGCTGAGGGGGTTGACGTAGCTCGTTGCGTGCCTCTTGAGAAGTCTGGCAAAACTCTATTAGAGATTGCTGAGGTCTCACTCAATAATAACGGCAAGACTTTCGAAGAAACTAGTGATTTTGACATCCTCCCATACTTAATTAAAGGCTCTAAAGAATGGAGTGATGAGTTGAGAGTTGGTGACGTTAAGAAGATATTTTATGAGAACCCCGCTAAGCCTATGGTGCCGAGCAGGTTTGTAAGCGATCTAGTAATGACTGGTATAAGAAATCTCAAAATAGGTTTGTTGAGAGACGAGAAAGTCTTCTTTAAGGAGATTGAGGGTCTTGAGAAAATCTCTGAAGTTTTAGATAGCGACGTGATTATTCCTTGGCCCAAAGCTGTTGATGCGTTACTGAAGATTCTGGAGAGAGTTGAGGAGATCCCGAGTGAGGGGTGTGTGAACAGGAGGTACTATACAGTCATACACGAAGATGGCGAGATACCCCTGTATGAGCTCAAGACGCGTCGCCCTCACGACTACGCCTACATCTTTAAAGATTCCAAGGTTGTTCTCAGGAGTGAGCGTGTTTGCGATACGTTCGAGCTAGAACTTATGAGGAAGGAAGTATTAGTTGATTTGAGTGGAGAATTCCCGAACCAAGTAGATGTCAATGTTCTGGTCAAAAGGATTGGTAGGTTTAGTAGTGAGGTCAGACTACGCGTGAGTGAGGGTACTGTAGAGCCTGCGAGCGGTGTGCCAGACTTTGAGGCTTTATGGGTTTTGAGGACTCCTTCAGCGCCTGGGGAATACACTTACTTTATTGAGGGGCTGTCTGAGGGTGTTCAGCCGAGGAGGAATGTTCTGAAAGTTAGAGTTGTTGAGAAAGCCATGTGTTCTGATAAAACTCCGGCAGTTGACACCGTGTGTGATAGTATTGTGTTTAGTGGTTCAATACCTGTTGACGTTTTGATAGAGGCTCTCAGGTCTTTGAAGAAAGCTGTTAGGGGTGTTAAGAGAGTTAGGAAATCCTCGATTAAGGTATTGCCTTACGGCGAGTCTGATAAGCGTTCCAAGCTTGAAGTAGTTGCTGAGGATATAAAGCTTGAAGACTTGGAGGCAGTGTCTAGGTCTCTAAAGCAGGTTTTCGGTGTTGTGGCAGGCATTATGTGCGAGTCTCTAGTTGTGTATTTTGAGGGAGGCGGTGTGGTAGAGGACGTTGAAGAGCTTGAGAATCTTAATAAGAGAATATCTGGCTGTAAAGCTAGCTTAGCGTATTGCTGTAGGGGGTGA
- a CDS encoding DUF1156 domain-containing protein, whose protein sequence is ARGNIAKCLHCNNTQPGKGDEWRVKKALKEWNEKLEKYLTGEIRLEELKQATARPKILVKAKTTNKNLEFEPATQQDNEKLWKALEKLKQMWGDPDIPTEPIPEYENRRITPVLGAISWYQFFNPRQLLTLVKLVKLIREASRRVEEEKLEQGWDKQKAHKYAEAITTYLAIALVNHVRHNCLVTSIEPTAKFIAHALAFRGIAMTWNWIEELPNANIVGSYIRSLNSVIEGLQYLINAVSGSSSRVEVVLDDAKVLGKLDANEKFDLIVTDPPYLDDVAYSELSDFYYVWLKRALSDSDGFVLTPRFFAEAFFECLDNGCSKFSEVRTQWEVFASREVSASEGRARHFGLGSSVEFFKKGLVDSFKRLRGLLRGGGVLVTYYAHTSPEAWEALLEAGWRGAGLRVSRAFPVTTESEERVTARGKVVLDSSIVVVWREGLGGEELLQRAHLMALNEATETVKRVLERGVKPDFNLFLESLSTVLSVYTRYSRLIPDKSVSELVKNHIFPAAIQAMVRGAGVFVGVSTSFSPESSSYIVVKLVSRPGNYSRFRRAVIDRDFASVLGAVGGLDVSKIISLNILGRYGDELELLEPKASVGVDEASLRKSFEELLLEKNISLRNPVFKTPIDVLHYIEYKALELGRDEFKNFIEGLKGKTVGVDEALNIARVFARVLPSGDPERRACSRILSHLGELTLR, encoded by the coding sequence GCTAGAGGAAACATAGCAAAATGCCTACACTGCAACAACACACAACCAGGCAAGGGAGACGAATGGAGAGTCAAGAAAGCACTAAAAGAATGGAACGAAAAACTAGAAAAATACCTAACAGGCGAGATAAGACTAGAAGAACTAAAACAAGCAACAGCAAGACCTAAAATCCTAGTCAAAGCAAAAACAACAAACAAAAACCTAGAATTCGAACCAGCAACACAACAAGACAACGAAAAACTCTGGAAAGCACTAGAGAAGCTTAAGCAGATGTGGGGAGACCCAGACATACCAACAGAGCCGATACCGGAGTATGAAAACAGACGAATCACTCCCGTTCTAGGAGCTATATCATGGTATCAATTCTTCAACCCGCGCCAGCTCCTAACCCTAGTCAAGCTCGTCAAGCTGATACGTGAAGCTAGTAGGAGGGTGGAGGAGGAGAAGCTGGAGCAGGGCTGGGACAAGCAGAAAGCACACAAATACGCAGAAGCAATAACAACATACCTAGCAATAGCGCTCGTCAACCACGTGAGACATAATTGTCTAGTGACCAGTATAGAGCCTACTGCGAAATTCATCGCTCACGCACTAGCTTTCAGAGGCATAGCTATGACCTGGAACTGGATAGAAGAACTTCCTAACGCTAATATAGTCGGTTCCTATATACGCTCCCTCAATAGCGTCATTGAGGGTCTTCAATATCTTATTAACGCTGTCTCAGGTAGTTCTAGTCGTGTTGAGGTTGTACTGGATGATGCCAAGGTTCTCGGAAAGCTTGATGCTAATGAGAAGTTTGATTTGATTGTTACTGATCCGCCGTATCTGGATGATGTAGCGTATTCTGAGCTTAGTGATTTTTATTATGTGTGGCTTAAGAGGGCTCTGAGTGATAGTGATGGTTTTGTGCTTACTCCGAGGTTCTTTGCTGAAGCTTTTTTTGAGTGTTTGGATAATGGTTGTTCTAAGTTTAGTGAGGTTAGGACTCAGTGGGAGGTTTTTGCTTCTCGGGAGGTTTCGGCTAGTGAGGGTAGAGCTAGGCATTTTGGTTTAGGTAGTAGTGTGGAGTTTTTTAAGAAGGGTTTAGTAGATTCTTTCAAGAGGTTGCGGGGGTTGCTCAGAGGTGGGGGTGTTTTAGTTACTTATTACGCTCATACGAGTCCTGAGGCTTGGGAGGCTTTGCTTGAGGCTGGGTGGCGTGGGGCTGGTTTGAGGGTTTCTAGAGCTTTCCCTGTCACTACTGAGAGTGAGGAGAGAGTTACTGCTAGGGGTAAGGTAGTTCTTGATTCTTCGATTGTTGTTGTGTGGCGTGAGGGGCTTGGTGGTGAGGAGTTGTTGCAGAGGGCTCATTTGATGGCTCTTAATGAAGCTACTGAGACTGTTAAGAGGGTTTTAGAGAGGGGGGTTAAGCCTGACTTCAACTTATTCTTAGAGTCTTTGAGTACTGTATTGAGTGTTTACACTAGGTATTCTAGGTTGATTCCAGATAAGAGTGTTAGTGAGTTAGTTAAGAATCATATATTCCCTGCGGCTATTCAAGCTATGGTTAGAGGTGCTGGAGTTTTTGTTGGTGTTAGCACGAGCTTTAGTCCTGAGTCTTCCTCATATATTGTTGTTAAGCTTGTGAGCAGGCCTGGGAATTACAGTAGGTTTAGGAGGGCAGTGATTGACAGGGATTTCGCGTCAGTTCTCGGGGCTGTTGGGGGTCTTGACGTGAGCAAGATCATCTCTCTCAATATTCTCGGGAGGTATGGTGATGAGTTAGAGCTTCTAGAGCCTAAGGCTAGTGTGGGGGTTGATGAGGCTTCTTTAAGGAAGTCTTTTGAGGAGTTGCTCTTAGAAAAGAACATAAGCTTGAGGAACCCGGTCTTCAAGACTCCTATTGATGTGTTGCACTATATAGAGTATAAAGCTCTAGAACTGGGTAGGGATGAGTTCAAGAACTTTATTGAGGGGCTTAAGGGGAAGACTGTAGGTGTTGATGAAGCACTGAATATCGCTAGAGTCTTCGCGCGTGTACTGCCTTCAGGCGACCCTGAGAGGAGAGCGTGTAGCAGGATTTTATCGCATTTAGGGGAACTTACTTTGAGGTGA
- a CDS encoding DUF1156 domain-containing protein: MSEVDEASLKEKKGGGRPEFWEMVFWWTRKPL, encoded by the coding sequence GTGAGTGAGGTTGACGAGGCTTCTCTGAAGGAGAAGAAAGGTGGTGGGAGGCCTGAGTTTTGGGAGATGGTTTTCTGGTGGACTAGGAAGCCCCTC